In Sphingobacterium zeae, one genomic interval encodes:
- a CDS encoding YfbM family protein, with product MGMIQSYLRVDNDTLNAFIEDSSRLEDIIYSDDITNNENFLDLDKAWEGVFFIITGQSLAEAVEEEAPLLGILMGPLEIDPDQDIGYGPATYTTAEQTRVIYNTIIELTKEELSANYDPNRMEEEGVYPHIWQDDEDALEYLLDYFDDLKDFYKKAAENGEAVVTFLG from the coding sequence ATGGGGATGATCCAAAGCTATCTACGTGTTGATAATGACACGCTTAATGCTTTTATTGAAGACAGTAGCCGCCTAGAAGACATTATTTATAGTGATGACATTACCAATAATGAAAACTTCCTTGACTTGGATAAAGCATGGGAAGGTGTGTTTTTTATAATCACAGGTCAAAGTTTGGCAGAGGCTGTTGAAGAAGAAGCTCCGCTTCTAGGTATACTTATGGGACCTTTGGAAATTGACCCCGATCAAGATATTGGCTATGGTCCTGCAACATATACAACCGCAGAACAAACTAGAGTTATTTATAACACGATAATAGAACTTACAAAAGAAGAACTCTCCGCCAACTATGATCCTAATAGGATGGAAGAAGAAGGTGTTTACCCTCATATTTGGCAGGATGATGAAGATGCATTGGAATATCTTCTGGATTATTTTGACGACCTCAAAGACTTCTATAAAAAAGCAGCGGAGAACGGAGAAGCTGTAGTTACCTTTTTGGGATAA
- a CDS encoding AAA family ATPase, translated as MTTKSKILHYKTLDKLAIRLRDDLNENHFVLLYAYNGTGKTRLSMEFKERGKKRKGSTGPDTLYFNAFTEDLFSWDNDLDNDKERVLKINGQSKFFNALRELALEEKIFAYLERYAEFDFKIDYDELTVTFNKGDATHIKISRGEENIFIWCLFLSICELAIDGAEAYDWVKYIYIDDPISSLDDNNAIAVASDLAQVLKKGKDKIKVVISSHHALFFNVMCNELKQQKCKRHFLAQKR; from the coding sequence ATGACTACAAAATCCAAAATACTGCACTATAAAACTCTGGACAAGCTGGCTATAAGGTTGAGAGATGATCTCAACGAGAACCATTTTGTGTTGTTGTACGCCTATAATGGTACTGGGAAAACACGTCTGTCGATGGAGTTTAAGGAACGGGGAAAGAAACGAAAAGGCAGTACAGGACCGGACACGCTTTATTTCAACGCTTTTACAGAAGATTTGTTCTCATGGGATAATGACCTGGATAATGACAAAGAACGTGTGCTAAAGATCAATGGTCAGTCTAAATTCTTTAATGCCCTTCGCGAGCTTGCTTTAGAAGAGAAAATCTTTGCTTATCTTGAGCGCTATGCTGAATTCGATTTTAAGATAGATTATGATGAATTAACAGTAACGTTCAATAAAGGAGATGCGACGCATATCAAGATTTCACGTGGCGAGGAGAACATCTTTATTTGGTGCTTATTCCTTTCGATTTGCGAGTTAGCAATTGATGGTGCAGAAGCTTATGACTGGGTTAAATATATTTATATAGACGATCCAATATCCTCTTTGGACGATAACAATGCTATTGCTGTAGCAAGTGATCTAGCTCAAGTACTCAAAAAGGGAAAAGATAAAATTAAAGTAGTTATTTCTTCACATCATGCCCTATTTTTCAACGTGATGTGCAACGAATTGAAACAGCAAAAATGCAAAAGACACTTTTTGGCTCAAAAACGGTAG
- the istA gene encoding IS21 family transposase, whose protein sequence is MSQIKQLIRLKQQGYAIKAIARCLSLSKNTVKTYLFKIGQAKLNMNELLELEDPILDGLLNAGNPAYRDARFEDFKERLSYFQQELGRPGVTRKLLWEEYKQSVSDGYELSQFCFHLGQYLKVQKRSSMVMEHTPADKLYIDFSGKKLHFIDGNTGEIINCEIFVACLPFSNYCYATAVPSQKTPDFLDALDKCIQFLGGVPRCIVPDNLKSAVIKSDRYEPEINRCMEDLANHYGTVIVPARAGKPRDKSAVENHVKIIYTQVFAKLRNRSFFSLSALNSAAEDCVLKLNQTRMQNRSYCRQERFLSCEKHLLLPLPEHRFALKYYAELKIGENGHVYLGRDRHFYSAPSCYIGKKAQVIYTKNLVHIFVGGKQVALHQRSPKNGMPTPPWRNIWMPGTVSSEKGTLPITLQEQMPYLRYSVNWYR, encoded by the coding sequence ATGAGTCAGATAAAACAATTGATAAGATTGAAACAGCAAGGCTATGCCATAAAAGCGATAGCACGTTGTTTATCACTGAGTAAGAACACCGTAAAGACCTATCTTTTCAAGATCGGTCAGGCAAAGCTCAACATGAACGAGCTGCTGGAACTGGAGGATCCGATTCTCGACGGGCTTCTGAATGCCGGTAATCCAGCCTATCGTGATGCCCGGTTTGAGGATTTCAAAGAGCGGCTTTCCTATTTTCAGCAAGAACTCGGCCGTCCCGGTGTTACCCGTAAACTTCTTTGGGAAGAATATAAGCAGAGCGTGTCGGACGGCTATGAACTTTCACAGTTCTGTTTCCACCTGGGGCAATATCTCAAAGTACAGAAGCGCAGCTCGATGGTCATGGAACATACGCCAGCAGATAAACTTTATATCGACTTTTCCGGCAAGAAGCTTCATTTTATCGATGGTAATACCGGTGAGATCATAAATTGTGAGATATTTGTGGCCTGTCTTCCTTTTTCCAATTATTGTTATGCCACAGCTGTGCCGAGCCAGAAGACACCCGACTTTTTGGACGCGCTGGATAAATGTATACAGTTTCTTGGCGGGGTGCCAAGATGTATCGTTCCGGACAATCTTAAGTCTGCGGTTATAAAAAGTGACAGGTACGAACCGGAAATCAACCGCTGTATGGAAGATCTGGCCAATCATTACGGTACTGTTATCGTTCCTGCACGCGCTGGAAAGCCCAGGGACAAGAGTGCCGTAGAAAACCATGTAAAGATCATTTATACGCAGGTATTTGCCAAACTTCGAAACAGGAGCTTTTTCTCATTATCAGCCCTCAACAGCGCCGCTGAAGACTGTGTATTGAAGCTGAACCAGACGCGTATGCAGAACAGGAGTTATTGTCGGCAGGAACGGTTCCTCAGCTGTGAAAAACATCTTCTGTTACCATTACCCGAGCATCGCTTTGCACTAAAATATTATGCGGAGCTTAAGATCGGTGAAAACGGGCACGTCTATCTTGGCAGGGACAGACACTTCTATAGTGCCCCGAGTTGCTATATCGGAAAGAAAGCACAGGTTATCTACACCAAGAATCTCGTGCACATCTTTGTTGGAGGAAAACAGGTTGCCCTGCATCAGAGGAGCCCAAAAAACGGAATGCCTACACCACCCTGGAGGAACATCTGGATGCCAGGTACCGTGAGTTCAGAAAAAGGAACCCTGCCCATTACCTTACAAGAGCAAATGCCATATCTCCGGTATTCAGTGAACTGGTACAGATGA
- a CDS encoding type I restriction-modification system subunit M, translated as MTHKEQQQLGKTLWNIADQLRGSMNADDFRDYMLSFLFLRYLSDNYETAVRKELGKDYPQTEEDDTRHPLSIWYEQNRVDVEEFEKQMRRKVHYVIQPDHLWGNIYELARTQDNELLQTLEQGFRYIENESFDSTFQGLFSEINLNSEKLGKTAADRNKRLCTIITRIAEGIADFSSDSDTLGDAYEYLIGEFAAGSGKKAGEFYTPQPISTILSEIVALDSQDPTKGKKKKLDNVLDFACGSGSLLLNVREKIKGPKKEGSIGKIYGQEKNITTYNLARMNMLLHGVKDTEFEIYHGDTLLNEWDLLNEMNPAKKMEFDAIVANPPFSLRWEPNEALAEDFRFKSHGLAPKSAADFAFLLHGFHFLSKEGTMAIILPHGVLFRGGAEERIRTKLLKDNHIDAVIGLPSNLFFSTGIPVCILVLKKCKKNEDVLFINASERYAKDKRQNRLREGENGEPNDIRTIVETYINRPEKVERYARRIPMEEIEKNGYNLNISRYVSTSVAEELIDLKEVNDKLGKIDQRIKGATDKHNGFLKGVGLEGDFVV; from the coding sequence ATGACACACAAGGAACAACAACAGCTGGGTAAAACCCTTTGGAATATAGCGGATCAATTAAGAGGTTCAATGAACGCGGATGATTTTCGCGATTATATGCTCTCTTTTCTTTTTCTACGCTATCTGTCGGATAATTATGAGACAGCAGTAAGGAAGGAATTAGGAAAGGATTATCCGCAAACAGAAGAGGACGATACCCGACACCCATTATCGATCTGGTACGAACAAAATAGAGTTGATGTGGAGGAATTTGAAAAGCAAATGCGCCGTAAGGTGCATTATGTAATTCAGCCGGATCACCTTTGGGGAAATATCTACGAGTTGGCACGTACACAGGATAATGAATTGCTACAAACACTTGAACAGGGGTTTCGATACATCGAAAATGAATCTTTCGATAGCACGTTTCAGGGGTTGTTTTCTGAAATCAACCTGAATTCGGAGAAGCTTGGTAAAACAGCCGCTGACCGCAATAAACGCCTTTGTACGATTATTACGCGTATAGCAGAAGGTATTGCTGACTTCTCCAGTGATTCTGATACTTTAGGAGATGCATATGAGTATCTAATAGGCGAGTTTGCGGCAGGCTCTGGTAAGAAAGCAGGAGAATTCTATACACCACAGCCGATTTCAACCATCCTCTCTGAAATAGTTGCTTTAGATAGTCAGGACCCTACAAAGGGTAAGAAGAAAAAGCTAGACAACGTATTGGACTTTGCCTGCGGATCTGGTTCATTGTTACTCAATGTGCGTGAGAAGATCAAGGGGCCAAAGAAAGAAGGAAGTATCGGCAAGATATACGGGCAGGAAAAGAATATCACAACTTATAACCTTGCACGAATGAATATGCTTTTGCATGGGGTTAAAGATACAGAGTTTGAAATTTACCATGGCGATACATTGTTGAATGAATGGGATTTATTGAATGAGATGAACCCTGCCAAGAAAATGGAATTTGATGCAATTGTTGCCAATCCACCATTTAGCTTGCGTTGGGAACCGAATGAGGCCCTTGCAGAGGACTTCCGTTTCAAGAGCCATGGTCTAGCACCGAAGTCAGCCGCTGATTTTGCTTTTCTATTACACGGTTTTCACTTCTTGTCGAAAGAGGGGACGATGGCCATTATCCTTCCACATGGTGTTTTGTTCCGAGGAGGAGCGGAGGAACGTATTCGTACCAAGCTATTAAAGGATAATCATATTGATGCGGTGATTGGTTTACCGTCTAACCTGTTTTTCTCTACTGGTATACCTGTGTGCATTCTCGTATTGAAGAAGTGTAAGAAGAACGAGGATGTTCTGTTTATCAATGCTAGCGAACGTTATGCTAAGGACAAGCGCCAAAATCGCTTGCGCGAAGGTGAAAATGGCGAACCTAATGATATACGGACGATAGTGGAAACCTATATCAATCGCCCTGAAAAAGTGGAACGCTATGCTCGTCGTATACCGATGGAAGAGATCGAGAAGAATGGGTATAACCTCAATATTTCCCGGTATGTTAGCACATCTGTGGCAGAAGAGCTGATTGACTTGAAGGAAGTGAATGATAAATTAGGCAAAATAGATCAACGAATAAAAGGGGCTACAGATAAGCATAATGGTTTTTTAAAAGGAGTTGGGCTTGAAGGAGATTTTGTAGTGTAA
- a CDS encoding helix-turn-helix domain-containing protein, whose product MNHNIDNYIKDKLQKLGWEDKNLVEKTGLSKGQISKLKNGHVERLTAEVFYKIYKAFGDSCAKATKVVYPDLNFKLDKYVPKARNEFGQFMSQFETVKNSPEEIATKTGIDENRVKDLYFRKAALEAYEFLLIEKAVGKKQGELFEEFFGK is encoded by the coding sequence ATGAATCATAACATTGATAATTATATAAAAGATAAACTACAAAAATTAGGCTGGGAGGATAAAAATCTGGTCGAAAAAACAGGCCTGTCTAAAGGTCAAATTAGTAAGCTTAAAAATGGTCACGTGGAGCGTTTAACCGCAGAAGTATTTTACAAAATATATAAAGCTTTCGGTGATTCCTGTGCAAAAGCTACAAAAGTCGTTTACCCTGATTTGAATTTCAAACTAGATAAATATGTACCGAAAGCACGTAATGAATTTGGGCAATTTATGAGTCAATTTGAGACAGTCAAGAATTCTCCAGAGGAAATAGCAACGAAAACTGGAATTGACGAGAATAGAGTAAAAGATCTATATTTCCGGAAAGCTGCTCTCGAAGCCTATGAATTTTTATTAATTGAAAAGGCTGTAGGTAAAAAACAGGGAGAATTGTTTGAAGAGTTTTTCGGCAAATAA
- a CDS encoding SusC/RagA family TonB-linked outer membrane protein: protein MRYIYIILFLVVAPQVVLAQTYFGRLIGRHGASLPGATIATFPDQRQFKTDSSGYFSFDKKKSEQIRITMVGYAPMSIALGKTRDLGTIQLRYAENQLDEVIVNTGYYTLNKNMLTGSFATVDRKTLTRNPAGNILDRLEGVTSGLQFDRSLSVGENKFPNALRVRGISSIQSSTEPLVILDNFPYEGDINAINPNDIESVTVLKDAAAAAIWGAKAGNGVIVLTSKKGRLGAPLSLSFQNNWQLTQKPDLFYSRQFLPAKDMMEVEEYLYGKGNYYNMESLYIPDYVGLLFKRDANDIAIADFETIKAHMQQQDIRQEAKKLLYRNALSQRYAIQARGGAQQSSYFISGSYDRNPQSIIGNSDQRLTFNIDHDLKIGNRLTVNTYLRYAADKEQQNGYRLQQLTASGSGLSPYVFLQNTDGTPASLNYQFNHAYRDGAESNGLLDWTFNPLVDRNRRDISSFSKQLTLGTGLNYRMGSGFSVNLKYRYQHQAVKQQNLYDADSYFVRNLINQFTQADGTRVVPLGGIKDGQNSEIIGHNGRIQLDYTRQWSMDHQLVALAGAEISQNTLSRDIGYRLYGYHADNGTYLTNIDYSKQYAMRPNGASLIPATPFEERFTVDRFISYFANATYLLNSTHGISGSIRWDASNLFGVKTNQRGVPLWSLGLSEQLLPLLKDHAIWLDKLTLRTTYGYSGNVNNTISAYPSMRISSANLTTGLPYAKLTSAGNPNLRWEKLTTLNVGLDFSVLQQRVSGSVEYYVKSGKDLIGPNYLDPSTGISPEGTSYYIDNRINYANLRTNGVDLTFAVKALQGVVRWDINLLWSMTKNKVTKYMANDAITMAQMVSNAQPRVGYSRDALYAWKFNGISAENGQLITPDGDQNYMKYATNATLDDIIFIGPNFPPYQGSMRHQVAYKNFELSANLEWKNGFYFRRNTIDYFKLFYSGIGHQDYLNRWQTPGDELITTVPAIPAAVDLYRDALYANSELMIEKGDFIRLSDVRLSYQLPMAKKARLNIFGYVRNVGILYRANKVGVDPDAAAAAYPAPRTYTVGFQLEW, encoded by the coding sequence ATGCGATATATTTATATTATTTTATTTCTTGTCGTGGCACCACAGGTTGTGCTGGCACAGACATATTTTGGTCGTCTGATAGGTCGTCATGGTGCAAGTCTACCGGGAGCGACCATCGCAACTTTTCCTGATCAAAGACAGTTCAAAACAGATTCGTCCGGTTATTTCTCTTTCGACAAAAAGAAAAGTGAACAGATCAGGATTACGATGGTGGGCTACGCTCCAATGTCGATAGCGCTAGGAAAGACGCGGGATCTAGGAACGATACAGTTGCGATACGCCGAAAATCAATTGGACGAGGTTATTGTCAATACAGGTTACTATACGCTGAATAAGAATATGCTGACGGGATCTTTTGCGACCGTAGATCGGAAAACGCTCACGCGTAATCCTGCCGGCAATATCCTGGACCGCTTGGAAGGCGTCACCAGTGGTCTGCAGTTTGACCGCAGTCTGAGTGTGGGTGAAAATAAATTCCCCAACGCACTTCGCGTGCGGGGAATAAGTTCCATTCAATCTTCGACCGAACCTTTGGTGATATTAGATAATTTTCCCTATGAGGGCGATATCAATGCAATCAATCCAAATGATATTGAAAGTGTTACTGTATTGAAAGATGCCGCGGCTGCGGCCATATGGGGAGCTAAGGCGGGGAATGGCGTGATCGTCCTGACGAGCAAAAAAGGAAGGCTCGGTGCGCCGCTCAGCTTGTCTTTCCAAAATAATTGGCAGCTGACACAAAAGCCTGACCTTTTCTACAGTAGGCAGTTTCTACCTGCTAAGGATATGATGGAGGTAGAAGAATACCTGTATGGCAAGGGAAACTATTACAACATGGAATCTCTTTATATCCCCGATTATGTCGGACTGTTATTTAAACGCGATGCTAATGACATTGCAATAGCAGATTTTGAAACGATCAAAGCGCATATGCAGCAGCAGGACATACGCCAGGAAGCCAAAAAATTATTGTACCGAAATGCGCTAAGCCAGCGCTATGCGATACAGGCTAGGGGAGGCGCCCAACAGAGCAGCTACTTTATTTCAGGCAGCTACGACCGTAATCCACAATCGATCATTGGCAATAGCGACCAGAGACTGACCTTCAACATCGATCACGATTTAAAAATTGGTAATCGATTGACAGTTAATACGTACTTGCGTTACGCAGCAGATAAGGAACAGCAGAATGGTTATAGACTACAGCAGCTCACAGCTTCGGGCTCAGGGTTGTCTCCTTATGTTTTTTTACAAAATACAGACGGCACGCCCGCAAGCCTAAATTATCAGTTTAACCACGCCTATCGCGACGGCGCCGAAAGTAATGGACTACTGGATTGGACATTTAACCCACTTGTAGACCGCAATAGGCGCGATATTAGTTCCTTTTCAAAACAGCTTACCCTCGGTACAGGTTTGAATTATAGAATGGGAAGTGGCTTTTCTGTTAATTTAAAGTACCGTTACCAGCATCAGGCCGTAAAGCAGCAGAATCTTTATGATGCTGATAGTTATTTTGTTCGCAATCTGATCAACCAGTTTACACAGGCAGATGGCACACGAGTGGTCCCGCTCGGTGGAATCAAGGATGGGCAAAACAGCGAGATTATTGGGCATAATGGAAGGATTCAGTTAGACTATACGCGGCAATGGAGTATGGATCATCAATTGGTCGCGCTAGCTGGCGCAGAGATCAGCCAAAATACACTAAGCCGGGATATCGGGTACCGTCTATACGGCTATCATGCCGATAATGGAACATACCTGACAAACATCGATTACAGCAAACAGTATGCAATGCGGCCTAATGGGGCAAGCTTGATCCCGGCAACCCCGTTTGAAGAACGTTTTACCGTGGATCGCTTTATCTCTTATTTTGCCAATGCGACCTATCTGCTCAACAGCACGCATGGTATTAGCGGAAGTATCCGCTGGGATGCCTCGAACCTTTTTGGCGTGAAGACTAACCAGCGGGGTGTACCGCTGTGGTCACTTGGCCTGTCCGAACAGTTGTTGCCCCTATTGAAAGATCATGCGATCTGGTTGGATAAACTTACCCTACGTACCACCTATGGTTATAGTGGAAATGTGAATAATACGATCAGTGCATATCCCTCCATGCGGATCAGTAGTGCCAACCTGACGACAGGTTTACCATATGCAAAGCTGACAAGTGCCGGAAACCCTAATCTGAGGTGGGAGAAACTGACTACCTTGAATGTTGGTCTCGATTTTTCTGTGCTCCAGCAACGGGTGTCAGGGTCGGTAGAATACTACGTTAAGTCGGGCAAAGACCTGATCGGGCCGAATTATCTCGATCCCAGTACGGGTATATCACCCGAAGGAACGAGTTACTATATTGATAATAGGATCAATTATGCTAACCTCCGTACAAATGGCGTTGACCTCACCTTCGCTGTAAAAGCGTTGCAGGGTGTAGTCAGGTGGGATATCAATCTTCTCTGGAGCATGACGAAAAACAAAGTGACCAAGTATATGGCGAATGATGCTATAACGATGGCACAAATGGTAAGCAATGCACAACCCCGTGTTGGCTATAGCCGCGATGCGCTGTATGCTTGGAAGTTTAACGGTATCAGTGCTGAAAATGGCCAGCTTATAACCCCTGATGGTGATCAGAATTATATGAAGTATGCAACAAATGCGACTTTGGATGATATTATATTTATAGGTCCAAATTTCCCGCCTTATCAGGGATCTATGCGCCATCAGGTCGCGTACAAAAATTTCGAACTAAGCGCCAATCTGGAGTGGAAAAATGGCTTTTATTTTCGTCGTAACACAATCGACTATTTTAAACTTTTTTACAGTGGAATCGGACATCAGGACTACTTGAACCGATGGCAAACACCGGGTGACGAACTGATTACCACTGTTCCGGCAATACCTGCTGCCGTAGATCTGTATCGAGATGCGTTATATGCAAATTCGGAATTGATGATTGAAAAAGGTGATTTTATTCGTCTGTCGGATGTGCGGTTATCTTATCAACTGCCAATGGCCAAAAAGGCGAGATTAAATATTTTCGGCTATGTACGTAATGTTGGCATCCTCTATAGGGCCAATAAGGTCGGAGTGGATCCAGATGCGGCAGCAGCAGCATATCCAGCACCCCGAACGTATACAGTAGGTTTTCAATTAGAATGGTAA
- a CDS encoding TlpA family protein disulfide reductase, producing the protein MNILKFLAFVMGCIIYIFKVPVKHCSSAAIARFTQLLRKNVRLKKRYTSEIQNRIKTAVSSGSLRVLLEDRSTLLRTNVDSSSGTLRLLFDCASTPTRSAVEALPKPSRRAPDHVSNMSQRNPKAEPKASRPGGEVSSSRDFCLTNFAPTPAFHAVGLGFCFTVTRILSEGDPKPTRRKFEQCWEKGGNWLPIEQVLVEKLVVDTVSSNTVEPKRYVLRSFKAMCASLILQLDTLLGLIGPVAQRALKCFLSVADYKRAYRIILTCLFLCLVSMFSLSAQTPRKDSGADGPMVVPNAKSLYIGDRIPDEFFAYQNRFVDWVSQKTFTRNLEADRDKLIILDFWASWCRPCLGSLMHLHEILPDLDTTKITIVPVNYEPINKFQHLMDRFKWNHQTIYADTFLMKYFPKRSIPHMVWIKDGRVIAKPYAKYATVENLKNVLDGGMPKMYNALNVKLPDVSRSLFVQDNAPTEVVYTKKYFKIGAYVEEYAIEISGVSETKDSLVFYGINLTVDYLLYDIFKNRIFRFYNIDNGAIKNNLKDSDRKYLALDPKELKGLSAYAKDSLYEAWSQRNLFSYEMRIPKSLGKEKGFALLQHYWAEYLKKSKGWDVHIGLTPPINYPVISASKSISETKRLFSRPLEKRAGDEYLQYDPSKEKDNEHKLSLVIAALLNKTDGYHIDVDNAFNRIGLPKDFPYAYELPRWYFTKSKLTPQELKAFLDTYGLKVEIEKKPVPVLVINN; encoded by the coding sequence ATGAATATCCTGAAATTCTTAGCCTTTGTAATGGGCTGTATAATCTATATATTTAAAGTACCTGTGAAGCACTGCTCAAGTGCAGCTATAGCGCGATTTACGCAACTGTTGCGTAAGAATGTTAGACTAAAAAAGCGCTATACTAGTGAAATTCAGAATCGAATAAAAACAGCCGTTTCCTCGGGCAGCCTTCGGGTTTTGCTTGAGGATCGTTCGACACTGCTTCGTACCAACGTCGACTCTTCTTCGGGAACGCTTCGACTGTTGTTCGACTGCGCTTCGACTCCTACCCGAAGCGCTGTCGAAGCCCTGCCGAAGCCGAGTCGAAGAGCCCCCGACCATGTCTCGAACATGTCCCAAAGAAATCCCAAAGCTGAGCCGAAGGCCAGCCGACCAGGGGGAGAGGTATCATCTTCTAGGGACTTTTGCCTGACCAACTTCGCCCCAACTCCAGCCTTTCATGCGGTCGGCCTCGGGTTTTGCTTTACCGTTACTCGTATTTTATCCGAAGGAGACCCGAAGCCCACCCGAAGAAAATTCGAGCAATGCTGGGAGAAAGGTGGGAATTGGTTACCTATTGAGCAGGTATTGGTTGAAAAATTAGTAGTAGATACTGTGTCATCCAATACAGTTGAACCTAAACGGTATGTTTTAAGGTCTTTTAAGGCGATGTGTGCCTCCCTTATATTACAACTTGATACTTTGCTTGGATTAATAGGTCCAGTTGCTCAGCGGGCTTTAAAATGCTTTTTATCTGTTGCAGATTATAAGCGTGCCTATCGCATCATTTTGACTTGCTTGTTTTTATGTTTAGTTTCTATGTTTAGTTTATCCGCTCAGACGCCCCGCAAGGACAGCGGGGCCGATGGGCCAATGGTTGTCCCAAATGCCAAATCATTATATATCGGTGATCGTATACCTGATGAATTCTTTGCGTATCAGAACCGCTTTGTCGATTGGGTCAGTCAGAAAACATTTACGCGCAATCTGGAGGCCGATCGGGATAAGCTGATTATTCTTGATTTTTGGGCTAGCTGGTGTAGACCCTGCCTGGGTTCGCTTATGCATCTGCATGAAATCCTGCCCGATCTGGATACAACCAAAATTACTATTGTACCTGTTAATTACGAACCTATAAATAAATTTCAGCATTTGATGGACCGATTTAAATGGAACCACCAGACAATCTATGCGGATACTTTTTTGATGAAGTATTTTCCCAAGCGTTCTATTCCACATATGGTATGGATCAAAGACGGGCGGGTAATTGCGAAGCCTTATGCAAAATACGCCACCGTTGAGAATTTAAAGAATGTGTTGGATGGTGGGATGCCCAAAATGTATAATGCATTGAATGTAAAATTGCCAGATGTAAGTCGATCTCTCTTTGTTCAAGATAATGCTCCCACAGAAGTTGTTTACACTAAAAAATATTTCAAAATCGGAGCGTATGTTGAAGAATACGCGATTGAAATAAGTGGTGTTTCGGAGACTAAAGACAGTCTCGTCTTCTATGGCATAAACTTAACAGTTGATTACTTGCTCTATGATATTTTTAAAAATAGGATCTTCCGATTTTACAATATAGATAATGGCGCGATCAAAAATAATCTTAAAGATAGTGATAGAAAATATTTGGCATTGGATCCCAAAGAATTGAAAGGATTGTCCGCTTATGCTAAAGATTCGCTATACGAGGCTTGGTCTCAAAGAAACTTGTTCAGTTATGAAATGCGTATCCCAAAATCCTTGGGAAAGGAAAAGGGATTCGCTCTGCTGCAGCACTATTGGGCCGAGTATCTGAAAAAGTCGAAAGGCTGGGATGTGCACATCGGACTGACCCCGCCAATAAACTATCCGGTCATCAGCGCGAGCAAATCCATTTCGGAAACCAAGAGGCTGTTTAGCCGTCCGCTCGAGAAACGTGCAGGTGACGAATACCTACAATATGACCCGTCCAAGGAAAAAGATAATGAACATAAGCTCTCGCTTGTCATAGCTGCGTTGCTGAACAAAACAGATGGATATCACATCGATGTGGATAATGCTTTTAACCGCATAGGGCTACCAAAGGATTTTCCGTATGCATATGAATTGCCGCGATGGTATTTTACCAAGTCCAAACTAACGCCCCAAGAATTGAAAGCCTTTTTGGATACCTATGGACTGAAAGTGGAAATAGAGAAAAAGCCCGTGCCTGTTTTAGTTATTAATAATTAG
- the istB gene encoding IS21-like element helper ATPase IstB, which produces MNIEHNMKSLRLLGMERSWKALVETRRMTELNFEDGLQLLLQSELDSREEKRFDRLKKNAAFRYQASVEELNMDPKRGMDKAQIADLITGGYIERGEPLLISGATGCGKSFLASALGLKACSQGKKVLYFNLQKLLQRTKIARLEGSMHKLLDRIAKADLLILDDFGLVNLDQQQRLDLMEIIEDRHARSSTIIASQLPVASWYDVIGEDTIADSVLDRIVHTSHRIELKGESLRKKR; this is translated from the coding sequence GTGAACATTGAACACAACATGAAAAGTCTCCGGCTATTGGGCATGGAGCGTAGCTGGAAAGCGCTGGTGGAAACCCGTCGTATGACAGAACTTAACTTTGAGGATGGGTTGCAGCTGCTCTTGCAGTCGGAGCTGGACAGCCGGGAAGAAAAACGGTTTGACAGACTAAAAAAGAATGCTGCCTTTCGCTATCAGGCATCGGTTGAGGAGCTCAATATGGATCCCAAACGCGGTATGGACAAAGCCCAGATCGCTGACCTAATTACTGGCGGGTACATTGAAAGAGGTGAGCCGCTACTGATATCGGGCGCGACGGGGTGCGGAAAAAGCTTTCTGGCCTCAGCCCTTGGTTTAAAAGCATGCTCACAGGGAAAAAAGGTCTTATACTTCAATCTACAGAAGCTGCTCCAGCGAACCAAGATTGCCAGACTGGAAGGATCAATGCACAAACTTCTGGACAGGATTGCAAAAGCTGACCTGCTGATCCTGGATGACTTTGGTCTTGTAAATCTAGACCAGCAGCAAAGGCTGGACCTGATGGAAATTATTGAAGATAGGCATGCCAGATCATCGACCATTATAGCCAGTCAGCTTCCCGTAGCAAGCTGGTATGATGTGATTGGGGAAGATACAATCGCCGACTCTGTATTGGACCGGATTGTACATACTTCACACCGAATTGAACTTAAGGGTGAAAGTCTAAGAAAAAAAAGGTAA